The Phragmites australis chromosome 15, lpPhrAust1.1, whole genome shotgun sequence genome window below encodes:
- the LOC133892183 gene encoding protein FAR1-RELATED SEQUENCE 5-like, with protein sequence MQIQPYATVNGDKTSKNNEERQSDNLISHEMESSETCVEEDEEEGQWNLDLFRNIEKNQDIEADIIDEQRAIICGSNQTSNMEAVLCGHKVGQIRKEAVHQEERCNEGAELNEGDIDNFLENERMAATQGNNVQIDSECTPTLGMEFKTPEDAHRFFNFYSYLAGFAIVIAHSARTQSKKRNNEVVRITYKCNRQGRNRQSKGTTEEEQEQEDEEVAVERDTNILIKTDCQVVMVISERNSVWKITRVNLDHNHPLSPSTQSKFFRAHKDMTDEEKKMIRTLNDCNIPTRKMIAILAYLRGGLEALRYGSKDISNLRTSIRRETSQNDMMQAIGFFTRKKIADPTFLYKINMDSSNKVKCIFWTDTKAKEYYKLYGDCISFDTTYLTNKYNMPFAPFVGITGHAKTCIFACALISDESTYTFKWLFTTFLEAMEEKIPKSIITDQDGAMQLAIEQVFPNTSHRNCLFHIKNKVKQKTGRTFEDKELHKEFEDIVNNSLTVEEFEKLWTEMVDKNNLHNIRYLTHIWNTRQRWAPVYFKHEFYPFIQSTARSESTNARRLADIASKGARTEGKYNFVLTEIARMEDLMDNIDAKEQPQSSTDYMQSNGNVQINGEDIYSESIVQVQDSDVANTKGRPLSNKRWMPTVEKNTK encoded by the exons ATGCAGATTCAACCTTATGCCACTGTCAATGGAGACAAAACATCCAAAAACAATGAAGAGAGACAGTCAGATAATCTCATAAGTCATGAG ATGGAAAGTTCAGAAACATgtgttgaagaagatgaagaagaaggacaatggaattTAGACCTGTTCAGAAACATTGAAAAAAATCAG GACATTGAAGCTGATATTATTGATGAGCAAAGAGCAATAATATGTGGAAGCAACCAAACATCAAACATGGAAGCTGTTTTATGTGGGCACAAAGTTGGCCAGATAAGAAAAGAAGCAGTACATCAAGAGGAAAGATGCAATGAGGGTGCTGAACTAAATGAAGGAGACATAGATAATTTTCTAGAAAATGAAAGAATGGCAGCAACTCAGGGCAATAATGTGCAAATAGATAGCGAATGCACCCCAACATTAGGGATGGAATTCAAAACCCCAGAAGATGCTCATCGTTTCTTTAACTTCTATTCATATTTGGCTGGTTTTGCGATAGTCATAGCACATAGTGCACGCACACAAAGCAAGAAAAGGAACAATGAGGTGGTACGGATTACATACAAATGCAATAGACAAGGGAGGAACCGACAGTCAAAAGGAACAacagaggaagaacaagaacaagaagatgaagaggtggctGTAGAAAGAGACACAAACATTCTCATTAAAACAGATTGCCAAGTTGTGATGGTGATTTCAGAAAGAAATAGTGTATGGAAAATTACAAGAGTAAACCTAGATCATAATCATCCATTGAGTCCAAGCACGCAATCAAAATTCTTTAGAGCTCATAAAGATATGACtgatgaagaaaaaaagatgataAGGACCTTAAATGATTGCAACATACCTACAAGGAAGATGATTGCTATTTTGGCTTATCTTCGTGGAGGATTGGAAGCATTGAGATATGGATCAAAGGATATCAGCAACCTAAGAACATCAATCAGAAGAGAGACATCACAAAATGATATGATGCAGGCAATTGGTTTCTTCACAAGAAAAAAGATAGCAGATCCAACATTTTTGTATAAGATCAACATGGATAGCAGCAATAAGGTCAAGTGCATATTTTGGACTGACACAAAAGCAAAAGAATACTACAAGTTGTATGGTGATTGCATAAGTTTTGACACTACATACTTGACAAACAAATACAATATGCCATTTGCGCCTTTTGTGGGAATAACAGGCCATGCAAAGACATGCATATTTGCTTGTGCACTAATCTCAGATGAGAGCACATATACATTCAAATGGTTGTTCACAACTTTTCTGGAAGCAATGGaagaaaaaattccaaaaagcATCATAACTGATCAAGATGGTGCAATGCAGTTAGCTATAGAACAAGTGTTTCCAAATACAAGCCATCGTAATTGCTTATTCCACATAAAAAATAAAGTGAAGCAAAAAACTGGAAGAACATTTGAGGACAAAGAACTGCATAAGGAATTTGAGGATATAGTGAACAACTCGCTGACAGTGGAGGAGTTTGAGAAGTTATGGACAGAAATGGTAGACAAGAATAACCTTCATAATATAAGATACTTGACACACATTTGGAATACAAGACAAAGATGGGCACCAGTGTATTTCAAACATGAATTCTATCCTTTCATACAAAGCACTGCAAGAAGTGAATCAACAAATGCAAG AAGGCTTGCAGATATTGCATCCAAAGGGGCAAGAACAGAAGGCAAATACAACTTTGTGCTTACAGAAATTGCAAGAATGGAAGATCTAATGGACAACATTGATGCTAAAGAACAACCACAAAGTTCAACAGACTATATGCAATCAAATGGAAATGTGCAGATAAATGGAGAAGATATATATTCAGAATCAATTGTCCAAGTACAAGATTCAGATGTGGCAAATACAAAAGGGAGACCACTGTCCAATAAAAGATGGATGCCAACTGTTGAAAAAAATACTAAGTAA